The following are from one region of the Salicibibacter kimchii genome:
- a CDS encoding acyl-CoA carboxylase subunit beta has protein sequence MSWQPEVDELKRLEGLARKMGGEENVAKHHSRGKYTVRERIDKLLDGGTFHETGALAGKASYDEDGKVKDFRPANFILGTGRIRGRKVVVGADDFTVRGGASDGSIRGKQAYSELMAHELQLPVVRLVDGTGGGGSVKSLNDTSATYVPVNPAWDHVVKNMGRVPVVAAAMGSVAGLGAARVAASHFSIMIEETSQMFVAGPQVVKYGRGYELTKEELGGVQVHRSSGAIDNIVRTEEEAFEQIKMFLSYLPSNVWELPPYQETQDRTDRKEEDLLSIIPRNRRRPYKIRNILEKVLDQNSVFEMGKYYGAGTVTGFARLNGYPVGFLASDPYVLGGGLTAESSEKIERFVDLCQTFHLPIVNFVDQPGMVIGLDEEKKGTIRKGVRAISAIYQASVPMIEIILRKVFGVGGAGMINGHGLHKRYAWPSGDWGSLPIEGGIQVAYRRELEASDDPDQLLKELNDSMEEIRSPFRTAESFGIEEIIDPRETRPLLCEWVEDAYQILPQLLGPSSHTMRP, from the coding sequence ATGAGTTGGCAACCGGAAGTAGATGAATTAAAAAGATTAGAAGGCCTTGCACGCAAAATGGGAGGCGAAGAAAACGTTGCAAAGCATCATTCTAGAGGAAAGTATACAGTTAGAGAACGTATAGATAAGCTTTTAGACGGCGGCACTTTTCATGAAACGGGAGCGCTAGCGGGTAAGGCGTCTTATGATGAAGATGGGAAAGTAAAGGATTTTAGACCAGCAAACTTTATATTAGGGACAGGCAGAATAAGAGGCCGGAAAGTTGTTGTTGGGGCAGATGACTTTACGGTTCGCGGAGGTGCATCAGACGGAAGTATTCGTGGAAAGCAAGCGTACTCAGAATTAATGGCTCATGAACTTCAACTACCCGTTGTTAGATTAGTTGATGGTACGGGCGGTGGAGGAAGCGTTAAAAGTCTTAATGATACCAGTGCTACATATGTGCCGGTGAACCCTGCTTGGGATCATGTAGTTAAAAATATGGGACGAGTACCTGTAGTTGCAGCAGCAATGGGATCCGTTGCTGGCCTCGGGGCCGCGAGGGTAGCCGCCTCTCATTTTTCCATAATGATCGAAGAAACCTCACAAATGTTTGTAGCTGGACCTCAAGTTGTGAAGTATGGCAGAGGATACGAGTTAACAAAAGAAGAACTGGGTGGTGTTCAGGTTCACCGTTCAAGTGGAGCGATTGATAATATTGTTCGGACAGAGGAAGAGGCGTTTGAACAAATTAAAATGTTTTTGTCATATCTTCCTAGTAATGTTTGGGAATTACCTCCATACCAAGAAACGCAAGATAGAACTGATAGAAAAGAAGAAGACCTTTTATCAATCATTCCAAGAAATAGGCGAAGGCCATATAAGATTCGCAACATACTAGAAAAAGTGTTAGATCAAAATTCGGTATTTGAAATGGGAAAGTATTACGGTGCGGGGACGGTGACCGGATTTGCAAGGCTAAACGGTTATCCTGTTGGATTTCTAGCATCGGATCCTTATGTTTTAGGAGGTGGACTTACAGCCGAAAGCAGTGAAAAAATAGAACGTTTCGTTGATTTATGCCAAACCTTCCATTTACCTATCGTCAATTTTGTTGACCAACCGGGGATGGTTATTGGTTTAGATGAGGAGAAAAAAGGAACGATTCGTAAAGGTGTCCGGGCTATTTCAGCAATATACCAGGCTTCAGTGCCAATGATTGAGATTATTCTCAGAAAGGTTTTTGGCGTCGGAGGAGCAGGTATGATTAACGGACATGGTCTTCATAAACGCTATGCATGGCCTTCAGGAGATTGGGGTTCATTGCCCATTGAAGGAGGAATACAAGTTGCGTACCGAAGAGAGCTTGAAGCAAGCGATGATCCTGATCAGTTATTAAAAGAACTGAATGACAGTATGGAAGAAATACGTTCTCCTTTCCGAACCGCAGAATCATTTGGGATTGAAGAAATCATTGATCCTCGTGAAACGAGACCATTGTTATGTGAATGGGTTGAAGATGCTTATCAGATCTTACCTCAACTATTAGGACCCTCCTCCCATACAATGAGGCCATAA
- a CDS encoding tripartite tricarboxylate transporter substrate binding protein, producing the protein MKSKKITIFTLVIVFLMVLAACDTQTDGDASDYPRQPVTLMIPYGAGGTTDMFFRHFADIAEEHLGQNIIIENETGGGGLSMYSTLANADPDGYTLSGCCGNTLYGIVPHLDLMDHDGDDFTHIRPVMGYQHVVMASADAPFQTFKELIEYSKDNSIDFATPSPNNHIYAELINQEEDFELQWNVANYNDDGEILAAILGGHVDFTVTSPVSVSGAEEAGDVNILALINEEGIEDYPEVPTLQDLGYDLNLSATIGIGGPNDLPDKVVAKWDDVISETLEDSELKEFAETNGFTIPEMSPQEAEEHYEELEQQYGEVADRITGD; encoded by the coding sequence TTGAAAAGTAAAAAAATAACTATTTTCACTCTTGTTATAGTTTTCCTAATGGTATTAGCTGCTTGCGACACTCAAACAGATGGGGACGCATCTGATTACCCACGTCAACCAGTCACCTTAATGATTCCTTATGGAGCTGGCGGCACGACAGATATGTTCTTTAGACATTTTGCTGATATTGCTGAAGAGCACCTTGGACAAAACATAATTATAGAGAATGAAACTGGTGGAGGCGGTTTATCCATGTACTCAACGCTTGCCAATGCAGATCCAGATGGTTATACCCTTTCTGGTTGCTGTGGTAATACGTTATATGGAATAGTACCACATCTTGATTTGATGGATCATGACGGAGACGATTTCACACATATACGACCCGTGATGGGTTATCAGCATGTGGTTATGGCTTCCGCAGATGCACCTTTCCAAACATTTAAAGAACTAATTGAATACTCCAAAGACAACAGTATTGATTTTGCTACGCCTTCTCCAAATAACCATATATACGCAGAACTTATCAATCAAGAAGAAGATTTTGAATTACAGTGGAACGTTGCCAATTATAATGATGATGGGGAAATTCTTGCAGCAATTTTAGGGGGTCACGTGGACTTTACGGTCACTTCACCAGTATCGGTAAGTGGAGCAGAAGAAGCTGGAGACGTGAATATTTTAGCGCTCATTAATGAAGAAGGGATTGAAGATTATCCTGAGGTACCCACATTACAAGATTTAGGGTATGATCTTAACTTAAGCGCGACGATTGGGATCGGAGGGCCTAATGATTTACCAGATAAGGTTGTAGCAAAGTGGGATGACGTGATCAGCGAAACTTTAGAAGATTCTGAACTAAAGGAGTTTGCTGAAACTAACGGCTTTACTATACCAGAAATGAGTCCACAAGAAGCAGAAGAACATTATGAAGAATTAGAACAACAATATGGAGAAGTAGCTGATCGGATAACTGGAGACTGA
- a CDS encoding long-chain fatty acid--CoA ligase, translated as MEEAAHAYEDIEIPEVSLLEMLQRSFMDNRNKTAITFGELTYSYEQLRDRIKRVANGLAKRGIKKGDRVALMLPNCPQYPVSYFAILSLGAIVVQVNPSYKPPELLHILNDSGAKGIVLLDEVRSVFQTIEHDTEVKWAVGVSLKDSSDFDKLLKDERKEPSNVAIEPKEDVAVIQYTGGTTGRSKGAMLTHYNLVANTLQLAANHGEKNGDSRVLTISPLFHVNGMTAGMNLAFYKGGNIILVSRFDVEEVANIIEREKPTRFPGVPTMYTALLQYYQQKPFDISSLNFCTCGSAPLPVEVINKFNSITGVSIAEGYGLSEASPTTHRNPIDGLQKRGSIGITLPNTKAKIVDSTTGEQELSQGNVGELIIRGPQVMKGYYRMPEETKQTLRNGWLYTGDLASVDEDGYYYIVGRKKEMILASGFNVYPIEVEDVIYKHPAVYEAAVIGVPDPYRGETVRAVIVKKEGSDATKEELLAYCHENLSSYKVPKLISFVEELPKTAVGKILKRELVEAEKTK; from the coding sequence GTGGAGGAAGCAGCTCATGCCTACGAAGATATTGAAATACCGGAGGTTTCACTTTTGGAGATGCTTCAACGGAGTTTTATGGATAACCGGAACAAAACCGCAATCACGTTCGGTGAGCTAACGTACTCGTATGAACAATTAAGAGATAGGATTAAACGTGTAGCTAATGGTCTTGCAAAGCGGGGGATAAAAAAGGGTGATCGTGTCGCGCTTATGCTCCCGAATTGTCCCCAATACCCAGTGAGTTATTTTGCTATATTAAGTTTAGGAGCCATAGTTGTGCAAGTAAATCCGTCATATAAGCCTCCGGAGTTGCTGCATATACTTAATGATTCCGGTGCGAAGGGTATTGTTTTACTGGACGAGGTAAGATCTGTTTTTCAAACTATTGAGCATGATACTGAGGTTAAATGGGCTGTTGGAGTATCGTTAAAAGACTCCAGCGATTTTGATAAATTGCTGAAGGATGAAAGAAAAGAGCCTTCTAACGTAGCCATTGAACCGAAAGAAGATGTTGCCGTAATTCAATATACAGGAGGTACGACGGGACGCTCGAAAGGCGCTATGCTTACACATTACAATTTAGTTGCGAACACGCTACAATTAGCAGCCAATCATGGTGAAAAGAATGGTGATTCACGCGTTCTAACCATTTCACCGCTCTTTCACGTTAACGGGATGACTGCTGGTATGAACTTGGCGTTCTATAAAGGCGGGAACATCATTTTAGTCTCTCGATTCGATGTCGAGGAAGTAGCCAATATTATAGAACGAGAGAAACCAACACGATTTCCAGGTGTGCCAACTATGTATACAGCGTTATTACAATATTATCAACAAAAACCATTTGACATATCTTCTCTCAATTTTTGTACGTGTGGCTCCGCGCCACTTCCGGTCGAAGTGATCAATAAATTTAATTCCATCACTGGGGTTAGTATTGCGGAAGGCTATGGACTTTCGGAGGCCTCTCCAACCACGCATCGGAACCCAATAGACGGTTTACAAAAGCGTGGGAGTATAGGTATAACTTTGCCAAATACGAAAGCAAAGATCGTCGATTCTACCACAGGAGAACAGGAGTTATCACAAGGCAATGTCGGTGAACTTATCATTCGCGGACCTCAAGTCATGAAAGGTTATTACAGGATGCCGGAAGAAACGAAACAGACGCTACGTAATGGATGGCTTTATACGGGTGATTTGGCAAGTGTTGATGAAGATGGTTACTATTACATTGTTGGAAGAAAAAAGGAAATGATTCTCGCGAGCGGATTCAACGTTTATCCGATTGAAGTGGAAGATGTCATATATAAACACCCGGCTGTGTATGAAGCTGCCGTCATTGGTGTGCCGGATCCTTATCGTGGTGAAACAGTTAGAGCAGTGATTGTTAAAAAAGAAGGTTCAGATGCTACGAAGGAGGAATTGCTCGCATATTGTCATGAGAATTTGTCTTCTTACAAGGTTCCCAAATTGATTTCTTTTGTTGAAGAATTGCCGAAAACGGCCGTTGGGAAGATCTTAAAAAGAGAATTGGTGGAGGCAGAGAAAACGAAATGA
- a CDS encoding tripartite tricarboxylate transporter substrate binding protein, whose product MKKIISLSSIMLLMVLVACSEGSSGDASDYPRQPVTITIPYGAGGTTDMFFREFADIAEEHLGQNIMIENETGGGGLSMYSSLVSAEPDGYTMAGGMGNTLYAINPHLDLMEQDGDDFTHILPVMGYQYVIVASTDAPFQTFDELIEYSKNNSIDFATPSMNNTIFAELINQEENFDLQWNTVNYEDDGETLAAILGGHVDFAITSPVSVSGAEEAGDINFLAVTHEEEIANYPDVSTLQDLDYNLDLNAMIGIGGPDGLPDEVVSKWEEVISKTLEDPRLEEFAENNSYSIPEMDRQEAEEHYEDLREQFGEVIDRVTE is encoded by the coding sequence TTGAAAAAAATTATTAGTTTATCTTCAATCATGTTGTTAATGGTATTAGTTGCTTGTAGTGAGGGGTCAAGCGGGGATGCTTCTGATTATCCTCGTCAACCAGTCACTATCACTATACCCTATGGTGCTGGTGGGACAACCGATATGTTCTTTAGAGAATTTGCCGATATTGCAGAAGAGCATTTGGGGCAAAATATCATGATAGAAAACGAAACTGGCGGTGGTGGGTTGTCCATGTATTCGTCACTTGTTAGTGCTGAACCGGATGGCTACACTATGGCTGGTGGGATGGGAAATACTTTATATGCAATAAATCCACACCTTGATTTGATGGAACAGGACGGAGACGACTTTACCCACATTTTGCCTGTGATGGGCTATCAGTACGTGATTGTAGCTTCTACCGATGCTCCTTTTCAAACGTTTGATGAGCTAATTGAATACTCAAAGAACAATAGTATTGATTTTGCGACCCCATCTATGAATAACACAATTTTTGCAGAATTAATCAATCAAGAAGAAAACTTTGACTTACAATGGAATACTGTTAACTATGAAGATGATGGGGAAACTCTTGCCGCAATATTAGGAGGTCACGTAGACTTTGCTATTACTTCCCCCGTATCAGTAAGTGGAGCCGAAGAAGCGGGGGATATTAATTTCTTGGCGGTAACTCATGAAGAGGAAATTGCAAATTATCCAGATGTCTCTACTTTGCAAGATTTAGATTACAATCTTGATTTAAACGCAATGATAGGCATAGGCGGACCCGATGGTTTACCGGATGAAGTAGTATCAAAATGGGAAGAGGTAATAAGCAAAACTTTAGAAGACCCTAGGCTTGAAGAGTTTGCTGAAAATAATAGCTATTCTATACCAGAAATGGATCGACAAGAAGCTGAAGAACATTATGAAGATTTAAGAGAACAATTTGGTGAAGTTATTGATAGGGTAACTGAGTAA
- a CDS encoding tripartite tricarboxylate transporter permease, whose protein sequence is MIGDILEGFNTMLTPMTIALAIAGVIAGSILGAIPGLTATMGIALILPVTFYLDPVSGIVMLIAMYKGGLFGGSVAAIMFRAPGTPAAAATVLDGNELKKRGYPRKAIRTALIASTTGDVLGNLVLIFSAAAIATFALQFGPAEYTMLILFALVLLTTVTQGSIAKSIISVLLGLMIGTINTDPVTSIPRLNFGIVELSGGISIIALVIGLLAVSEVFITIDDHFKNKFNKKKNSTDHQTEGLEEAVSKKDDNVTFKGIFGIKRTLFRSASIGTAIGALPGMGPVTSAFVSYGQAMKKSKNRKNFGKGEPEGIAAAEGGNSGTASANLIPTVSLGIPGDAEAAIIMGALIIHGITPGPQIFETNGPIVYGIFAGMLLASLISLILNWNLANMYRRISFIRPTVLAPIILVLSAAGTYGYSQATFDILVMFIFGLLGYILIKLKVPLVGIIIGFILGPRLEEYFRQFLVVADGNPLLFVTRPVSLVLLILIVLLITSTIYRTIKDNNKKQ, encoded by the coding sequence ATGATTGGAGACATATTAGAAGGATTTAATACGATGCTAACCCCAATGACAATTGCTTTAGCGATTGCGGGTGTGATTGCCGGGTCAATTTTAGGAGCTATACCTGGGTTAACTGCTACGATGGGGATCGCTTTAATTTTACCAGTCACATTTTATTTAGATCCAGTGTCTGGGATTGTTATGTTAATAGCCATGTATAAGGGTGGGCTGTTTGGTGGAAGTGTAGCCGCTATCATGTTCAGAGCTCCAGGTACACCAGCTGCAGCAGCTACTGTATTAGATGGGAATGAGCTAAAGAAGAGGGGGTATCCCCGTAAAGCGATAAGGACCGCTTTAATAGCTTCAACAACCGGGGATGTGCTCGGAAATTTAGTATTAATTTTCAGTGCCGCAGCAATTGCCACATTTGCACTTCAATTTGGCCCTGCAGAATACACAATGCTCATTCTTTTTGCATTAGTGTTATTAACAACGGTCACGCAAGGATCAATTGCAAAAAGTATTATATCAGTTTTATTGGGGCTAATGATAGGAACCATTAATACTGACCCTGTAACCTCAATACCTCGTCTGAATTTTGGAATTGTAGAATTGTCAGGCGGTATTAGCATTATTGCATTGGTTATTGGACTATTGGCTGTATCAGAAGTTTTTATAACGATTGATGACCATTTTAAAAACAAATTTAATAAAAAGAAGAACTCAACCGACCATCAAACTGAAGGTTTGGAGGAGGCTGTTTCCAAGAAGGATGACAATGTCACTTTCAAAGGAATATTCGGCATTAAAAGGACTTTATTTCGTTCTGCGTCGATAGGGACAGCAATAGGTGCGCTACCTGGGATGGGACCTGTTACATCAGCTTTCGTCAGTTATGGACAAGCGATGAAAAAATCAAAAAATCGTAAAAACTTTGGTAAAGGCGAGCCTGAAGGGATAGCGGCAGCCGAGGGGGGAAATAGTGGGACAGCAAGTGCGAATTTAATTCCCACTGTAAGTTTAGGGATTCCAGGTGATGCAGAAGCAGCAATCATTATGGGAGCGTTAATTATTCACGGCATCACCCCCGGCCCTCAAATTTTCGAAACGAATGGACCTATTGTTTATGGCATATTTGCGGGGATGCTATTGGCGTCTTTAATCAGTTTAATTTTGAATTGGAACTTAGCCAATATGTATCGAAGAATATCATTTATTCGCCCAACGGTTTTAGCGCCAATTATCCTTGTTCTAAGTGCTGCTGGTACATATGGGTATAGCCAGGCAACGTTTGACATTTTAGTTATGTTTATATTTGGTCTTCTTGGATACATTCTCATAAAGCTAAAAGTTCCCCTTGTAGGGATAATTATTGGCTTTATTCTTGGACCAAGGTTGGAAGAGTATTTCAGACAGTTTTTGGTTGTCGCAGACGGTAATCCGCTACTTTTCGTCACAAGACCAGTATCACTTGTACTTTTGATACTCATCGTATTACTTATTACAAGTACAATCTACAGAACCATCAAAGACAATAACAAGAAGCAGTAA